The DNA segment ATGTTGTAAATTAAATGCTATCATTGGTCAAGGGTAGTAAATGATTAGTAAAAATCTTTTTCTTCTAACTTTTTTCTTTGATATTAATTTTACTGGGGTAAATAACAGATGCCATTTGTTGACCTCCTATAGTTTTTGCTATTAAGTCAATAAGTGGGATGAACAAAATAATGGAAACAAAATGCTACTTACCACCCAACAGGCTGCAGCCTCAAAAAGGGAATATGTAGCTCATGCTTCAAGTTTAGATTGTCTCTTATTTGTTCAATGTTTTGCTGAATTATCTGGGGTGAAGAAGCTGATATGGCAAATAACGCAAACTGTTGtttaatgagaaacaaacaGCCCCCACGTTTCAAGCCTGTTTGTCACCATGTCTAGGTGTGATTCTGAGGGACTCTCATGGTGTGGCCCAAGTACGTTTTGTCACTGGAAACAAGATCCTGAGGATCCTCAAGACCAAGGGATTGGCCCCTGATCTGCCCGAGGATCTTTACCACCTGATCAAGAAGGCTGTGGCAGTCAGGAAGCatctggagagaaacagaaaggtATAATCAGATCTGATAACATATATCAAATATGAGCCTGTGAATGGTGTTCACTTTGCAAAGCCAGGTGTTTTAATGTTGATGTCAGTTCCTGGTTTCTGCATCTGCATATCCTGAAGGGTATGCATGGTGTAAATTGCATCACAATCTGAAGTCTGCAGCTGTTGTTGGACATTTGCATGCAGTCCTACATCTTATTCTTTTACTGTTTATTCCCCATCATAATCGAATTCTTATATTAATTTTATGCTTTCTGATTGTGGCATTTAATTCAGCCCGAATACAACAATTGAATACTTCCCTTCTATTATTTGGAGGTTGTCctcatgttttctattttgaatGTATACACATAATTCAGTTGTAGCATGGAGAGAAACACCTCCGTGTCTAGACTGTCCTTCAGCGAGCATGCAGAAACCATGAACTCACCTTACTACTgacttgctgtttttttttagtgttGGTGTCCACTCGCATACTCTGGATTGGTGACAAGCTGGATTTGCATGcaacttcaaatgttttttttttataccataATTGAACCGATTATGTGGTTATGAGCTTATCACAACCGAGTTGATGGAAATCTCCAGAATTAACTAATATCAAATGAATTGAgcagttttcttgttttgttttttaaacctaAATTAAGCTGCTCAAAGAGTTAACCAGTTATaaagggaaaaataataatttgagtCCCTAGCAAAGGCAGTTATTGGGGTTTGCATGAATGGATTCAAATGTTAAGTAATTCCAACGCCacataacattttgttttctgtactCACAGGACAAGGATGCCAAGTTCCGACTGATTCTCGTTGAGAGCAGGATCCATAGGCTGGCCCGTTACTACAAGACCAAGAGAGTACTGGCCCCCAACTGGAAGTAGTATGTATTGGTTCTGCATTGGGAACCTTTTCTAGATATATTTAGTTTGGAAAATACTAACCCCATGCTGGTACACACAGCCTGTCATGAAAAAAAGCACAATTCATTGTCCTGCTCTTCCCTTTATAAAGTGCAGCGATATTTCTATTGTGCTAGAAAAAAGCTGGAGGTAAATTAGCAAAGTGGCTACACGTGCCACCTTTGCCAGTCCCCTTCACACagtcaaatatacattttctaacAGTTTGGTCATTAGACTGATGCAAAGTCAACTTTTTAGCATCATTATACCAGACATATAGATCCATATTGGTAAAGTTTGTACTTATTTCTCACAATTTAATCTAGtcctacatttttgtttttcaatcaaaTGTAAGTCTACACTTGATTCCAGTCACCCACATAGCAATATGATCAGTTAATTAACTTCATTAGTGGAGGCTGGccataaacaaaatgaatgcaACTATAGTTAGAATAATACACAAATGCTATGCTGTATTAACACTTTGAGATGTCTTTTCATAATCACTTCCAATCACATAATGGCTCTATAAAAATTCTTCAACATCTAGTGTTACTTATTAAAGTCCAGGTGGTCCTTTTGAGAGGTGCTCCCTCTAatggtttgtttctttctgttcacAGTGAGTCCTCTACGGCCTCTGCTCTGGTGGCATAAAGACACACTTTTTTGGATtaataaaaccatgtaaattGGAAAttgttctgtcttttttatATGACTGGATCTTAAACCATTGGATTAGGCATCAGTGGTTTAATGTAACTTTACTACATTTGCTCAAGCGTTGTTTAATTTTGAGGTGCTTTACTTGAATATTTCCAGTTTATGCTACATGAATAATGAAATAGTCCACAACATTTAATCTAACGGTTTTGGCTCGTTCCTCTTCTGGTTAATattttgttaataaataaattataaaatagttAAAAGATCAAAGCCGATGTTTCAAACCATTTAAACACAGTATgagtaaaaatgaaatgtatggATTGGTCTCATTGAAATCAGCTGTTCCACTGCAACATGAATTTGATCCCAAAATAATTGGCAAAGATTATACTTGTAGTGATATTAATTTTGAACTTAAGTAGGGTTTAAATGCAGTATTTGTAATTTTATGAAACTGGTATTGATTCACAAGCATCTCTAGAACTTTTTTCTATGAATGCTGGGTACTAAGTGTTTTTCTGGGGGCGGAGCATAATACTTGGCGGCCATTTTAACAACTTACATACAATCATAAAAAATTTAACAGTACATTCATTATGTCAAGAAATTCTACATGAATACAAAGgacagaaatggaaaatatcGGGAAGTTACGGTCACTTTCCATGCGTAATACGTAATAACGTCATTTGAGGGCGGCGCCTTTGCGCAGTACTCAGGACAAGGATGCCAAGTTCCGACTGATTCTCGTTGAGAGCAGGATCCACAGGCTGGCCCGTTACTACAAGACCAAGAGTACTGGCCCCCAACTGGAAGTAGTATGTATTGGTTCTGCATTGGGAACCTTTTCTagatatatttagtttgaaaaatacTAACCCCATGCTGGTACACACAGCTTGTCATGAAAAAAAGCACAATTCATTGTCCTGCTCTTCCCTTTATAAAGTGCAGCGATATTTCTATTGTGCTAGAAAAAAGCTGGAGGTAAATTAGCAAAGTGGCTACACGTGCCACCTTTGCCAGTCCCCTTCACACAGTCAAATATACATTTCCTGAGTGTTTTCTAACAGTTTGGTCATTAGACTGATGCAAAGTCAACTTTTTAGCATCATTATACCAGACATATAGATCCATATTGGTAAAGTTTGTACTTATTTCTCACAATGTAATCTAGtcctacatttttgtttttcaatcaaaTGTAAGTCTACACTTGATTCCAGTCACCCACATAGCAATATGATCAGTTAATTAACTTCATTAGTGGAGGCTGGccataaacaaaatgaatgcaACTATAGTTAGAATAATACACAAATGCTATGCTGTATTAACACTTTGAGATGTCTTTTCATAATCACTTCCAATCACATAATGGCTCTATAAAATTCTTCAACATCTAGTGTTACTTATTAAAGTCCAGGTGGTCCTTTTGAGAGGTGCTCCCTCTAatggtttgtttctttctgttcacAGTGAGTCCTCTACGGCCTCTGCTCTGGTGGCATAAAGACACTTTTTTTGGGTtaataaaaccatgtaaattGGAAAttgttctgtcttttttatATGACTGGATCTTAAACCATTGGATTAGGCATCAGTGGTTTAATGTAACTTTACTACATTTACTCAagtgttgtttaattttgagGTGCTTTACTTGAATATTTCCAGTTTATGCTACATGAATAATGAAATAGTCCACAATATTTAATCTAATGGTTTTTGGCTCGTTCCTCTTCTGGTTAATattttgttaataaataaattataaaatagttACAAGATCAAAGATGTTTCAAACCATTTAGACCAGTTTCATTTTACATGAATTTGATCCAAAAATAATTGGCAAAGATTATACTTGTGATATTAATTTTGAACTTGAGTAGGGTTTAAATGCAGTATTTGTACTATTATGAAACTGGTATTGATTCACAAGCATCTCATTAGAACTTTTTTCTATGAACGCAGGGTACTATGTGTTTTTCTGGGGGCGGAGCATAATACTTGGCTTCCATTTTAACAACTtacataaaatcataaaaaattaaatggTACATTCATTATGTCAAGAAATTCTACATGAATACAAAGGACAGAAACGGAAAATATCTGGAAGTTACGGTCACTTTCCATGCGTCATACGTAATAACGTCATTTAAGGGCGGCGCCTTTGCTGAGTGACAGCTGCTGCGTCCAATCACAGTTCAGCATAACGTCAGGTTTGTATATTTAAAGAGGAAGTTACAGCATCGAGTCATTTCCAGCTTCTACACCGACgataacacaacacagacaaacatggagacaacaCAGGACAACATCTGACGGAGCAAAGCGACAACATGTCTCGGACCCACCGGAAAATGAAGCGACAGCTGCTCGACGTCTCTCTGTCCCCGACAAGTTCTCAACATCTACTAGTTTTTGACGAGGAATACCAGAATACGTGAGGGTTTAACCGCCACaggccaagaagaagaagaggaggaggaggagagagaagaagtgaaaaTGTCTCCGACTGTCGGTGTCGACCAGGCTCCGGAACAAGCGGCCATGGAGAGATTCGGTAGCGGAGGGAAGGCGCTGCTGCCTTGGACCAAACAGATGCTCACCGTGATGTGGGAACAGCttcggctgctgctgcaggtcatTTACTGCACCTTCATGTCCGGTGAGAGCAAACCACCAGCTCCAGCTGCTTTGTAGCCTTAGAGTAACATGTCAGGTTTAACATGTTTGGTTTTATATGTCAAGTTTAACACGTTCATATCACTGTGGTAAAGTTCAACCGTTTTGATGCGTCACGAGAACGACTGACAGTTCGTCACTCTCCTGTTTCCTTGGTATCAATAACGACATAATGTAAATTTAGCAGcgcatataaaaacacacacttagtATGTCCTTAGTGACCACTTGTCTATATTTAGATAGGGAACGTGAGCTGGGTTTAGACCGTCGCGAGACAGGTTAGTTTTAccctactgatgatgtgttgttGCAATAGTAATTAGTGGAATGAGAGGTTAAGTGATGAAACATGTAGTATATCTAACAGAATCGAGCCTTTAACACCAATCAAGCTCCGCAAACAGCCAATACGACACATACACGTGTAACAAACAAGGATCAATGAGAAAACACATACCCACACCGGATCATACGAGCGGATCATACACACGTATTGATCATGAATGAAGT comes from the Hippoglossus stenolepis isolate QCI-W04-F060 chromosome 5, HSTE1.2, whole genome shotgun sequence genome and includes:
- the rps13 gene encoding 40S ribosomal protein S13 translates to MGRMHAPGKGLSQSALPYRRSVPTWLKLTSDDVKDQIFKLAKKGLTPSQIGVILRDSHGVAQVRFVTGNKILRILKTKGLAPDLPEDLYHLIKKAVAVRKHLERNRKDKDAKFRLILVESRIHRLARYYKTKRVLAPNWKYESSTASALVA